The DNA sequence TCGCTAATCGCACAACGTCATAGTGGTATGGTGAAGAATAAGAAGTATCTTGGTTGTAGACAGACAACTCATCTCTAATATCACCAACGGTTTCTTTTTTACGTGCAAATGTTGATATGAAATTAGAAAGAGCAACTCGTTGCCCAGTGCTAAACCAAATACTGTGATTTCCAATGTCTCGGTGAGCAAGTTGTAGTTGATGCAAGTCCGCAAATCGAGCAACTAATACTCGAACTAAGTTAACTCTTTCTTCAATTGATAAGTTTTCACCATAAGTGGCAATAAAGTCATTTAGGCGCTCATGCCCATGGGGAAGCTCAACAACCTCATTATATTGCGAGGTGATCTTCTCTTTAGTTGGTATGGTTAACGATGAAACACAATGCTCGTAAAGCTCTCTGTTTTCACGTTTTATCTTAGTCAATACTTCACGTTCACGTGAGACTATTTTTATGCGGCCATCAGGCGTTTTGGCATCGTGGCTAGAAAGGTTATCAAAATCCCAGCTACGTATAATGGCATGATCATTTTTATCGGCTTCACTTTGAGCAAAAAACTCTTTATAGACATTATTGGGGTGCTCAAAAATTTGTTCTTGCCCTAACCAGCCCTCAACAGACAAAGGCTTAGCTTCTACTTTTTTATCATTAAGCAACAAGCTTTTTTCTAAGAGAGGCACATCATTCAATAAAACTTCTGATTTTGAATGTGGATCGAAACGATCATTAAATAATTTTTGGTTTTTACATAACTTACAAAAGTCATTCAAACTGAGTGTTTCAGCGAGTTCTTTTTTATTTAGGCCACTAAAGTTACTACTACCAGTCATTACCACAAGCGAATATACTCGTGGAGTGAAGTTAGCATTACTAAATCTGCCGGCAAATGGCTTTAGTAAATTTTTTAACAGAAATTCTTTATTACGAGTGACTTCAACAGGAGATTTACCTCGGTCTTCATCTCCCCAATACCACTTACCATTACTTGAGGTTACAGGTTTACCGTTCCAATGTTTAAGCTCAACAATCAGAATGTTGCAGTGAGTAACGATTAATAAATCGATTTCGCCTTGTTTGTTTTTATTAATAAAGCGAAAACCTGCATACCCTTTCCAACCTTCATTAAACGGCTTTTTTAACGCTTGAAGGGCTTCAAACCCTTGTCCTTTATTTGTGCCTTTGCCTTTCTGTTTTTGAATATTTGAGGTACTAAGTACATTCTCAATTTTTTTAATCGCATCTATTTCGTGGCGCTCTAGCCCACCTTCCCAATACTTGATATCCATATTTACTTCTTATTATTTAGTGACTTGTTGCTTCTTCATATTAAAATTCGGCTGTCTCATCATTTGATTGCTCACTAGAGACCTGAGGGACTGGAGGAAATATACTTCTTAACGCTTCTGAAGAAATTTGTTGTTGAATTTCTATACATTGATTTTCGGCATCAGAAACACTTTCACCAGGTATAAAATTAACATCGTTATTCTTTAATATATCGAACACACCATCACCATACGGTTCTTGTATTAATCCTTTAAAATACAACTGGTAAAGCAGTAACCAATAGTTATCTTTCTCGTAATCACTCGCCTGTGGTAGCCAACTATTTACAAAGTCAATAACCTTTTGTTCGTGCGTCCCCATTTCAAGTAAAAGACAAATTGCTACGCAATCTTTACTTGCAATCACTTTGTCAGCAATTCCATCCTCGACAATAGCTCCTGCACTTAATAATGAATGTAGTGGCCAAGCCATGCCGTCTGAGCGCCTTTTATCAGCGTTCACTTTAATTATTTCGATTAACTGAGAACGATAATTAGCAGGGTTAATTTGCTCATTAACTAGTATCAAATCCAAAAGCGGAAGTAACAAAGGAAAGTGCCATGCCAAATTAAGTAAAGGCTCTACCAACCAGAAGGCTGCGTTGTCATCAAAATGAGACAGAACAAGTGAAACTGCATATTTTAATACACTACCATCAGGTGTTATTTTATTAACTTCAATTGCTCTATTAATAAAAGTTAAAACTTCAGTAGCAGTAAGTTTGGGCTCATTTTCACCAGCATTTTGTAAGCGACTAGGTAATGCACCTCTGAGCTCCAACACCCAAGTATCCTCAACTGCACTTGGTAAGTCTTCAATTAAAGTTTTCTTAAGATTTAACGTAAGCTTGTAAGTAGCTAATTCGTCACCTAAATCTTGTATGAATCGCTGAGCTTCCTCATCACTATTACAATAGCAAGTGTAGTCATCTATATAACGGTAAAACTCATATCCTTTATCGATTAATGCTTTATCTACACACCCTAAAATGAGCTCCACAACTATGCTGGATGTAGCAGAACCAATAGGGATTCCTTGGGTTTCATTGCGCTTAGTTTTCCTTTGATACATATCAAGCTGATTGAACCAAGCTTGTCGATCATTCTTTTGTGCTTTTGCTTGTGCAATACCTACAGCTGCCCATGGAATAGCATGTGAGTAAATACTATTAAAACAATTTGCTATGTCAGCCTGAACTCTAAATCGTTTAGCAAACCCTTTTTGGTGAGATCGAGTAACTTTTGCCATCGGTTCTTCATAGTTCATTACCATTAAGCGCTTGTCTTCTTCATGAAATTCAGGCTTTATGATACTATTTTGATTCCCTGTTACTGATTGCAGTACGTCCCAGT is a window from the Litorilituus sediminis genome containing:
- the drt4 gene encoding antiviral reverse transcriptase Drt4, with product MSRIIGDTDGKRALYEALTRYNYFPNQRANVGELPPSITTRQFTPEIAEELAAFADVGERRGGGYDLVEYKATRYNNVPRILGLIHPKSYALLAKCIHDNWDVLQSVTGNQNSIIKPEFHEEDKRLMVMNYEEPMAKVTRSHQKGFAKRFRVQADIANCFNSIYSHAIPWAAVGIAQAKAQKNDRQAWFNQLDMYQRKTKRNETQGIPIGSATSSIVVELILGCVDKALIDKGYEFYRYIDDYTCYCNSDEEAQRFIQDLGDELATYKLTLNLKKTLIEDLPSAVEDTWVLELRGALPSRLQNAGENEPKLTATEVLTFINRAIEVNKITPDGSVLKYAVSLVLSHFDDNAAFWLVEPLLNLAWHFPLLLPLLDLILVNEQINPANYRSQLIEIIKVNADKRRSDGMAWPLHSLLSAGAIVEDGIADKVIASKDCVAICLLLEMGTHEQKVIDFVNSWLPQASDYEKDNYWLLLYQLYFKGLIQEPYGDGVFDILKNNDVNFIPGESVSDAENQCIEIQQQISSEALRSIFPPVPQVSSEQSNDETAEF